A region of Arvicanthis niloticus isolate mArvNil1 chromosome 18, mArvNil1.pat.X, whole genome shotgun sequence DNA encodes the following proteins:
- the Gipc1 gene encoding PDZ domain-containing protein GIPC1 has protein sequence MPLGLGRRKKAPPLVENEEAEPSRSGLGVGEPGPLGGSGAGESQMGLPPPPAALRPRLVFHTQLAHGSPTGRIEGFTNVKELYSKIAEAFRLPAAEVMFCTLNTHKVDMDKLLGGQIGLEDFIFAHVKGQRKEVEVFKSEEALGLTITDNGAGYAFIKRIKEGSVIDHIQLISVGDMIEAINGQSLLGCRHYEVARLLKELPRGRTFTLKLTEPRKAFDMISQRSAGGHPGSGPQLGTGRGTLRLRSRGPATVEDLPSAFEEKAIEKVDDLLESYMGIRDTELAATMVELGKDKRNPDELAEALDERLGDFAFPDEFVFDVWGAIGDAKVGRY, from the exons ATGCCACTGGGACTGGGGCGAAGGAAAAAGGCACCACCTCTGGTGGAAAATGAGGAGGCGGAGCCAAGCCGAAGTGGGCTGGGCGTTGGGGAGCCTGGGCCCCTGGGTGGAAGCGGAGCAGGGGAATCCCAGATGGGCTTGCCCCCGCCTCCTGCTGCCCTCCGGCCTCGCCTCGTGTTCCATACCCAGCTGGCCCACGGCAGCCCCACAGGCCGCATCGAGGGCTTCACTAATGTCAAGGAGCTGTACAGCAAGATCGCTGAGGCCTTCCGACTACCAGCTGCTGAG GTGATGTTCTGCACCCTCAACACCCATAAAGTGGATATGGACAAGCTCCTGGGGGGCCAGATCGGGCTGGAGGACTTCATCTTTGCCCATGTCAAGGGGCAGCGCAAAGAGGTGGAAGTATTCAAGTCTGAGGAGGCTCTGGGCCTCACCATCACTGACAACGGGGCCGGCTATGCCTTCATTAAG CGCATCAAGGAAGGCAGTGTGATTGACCACATCCAGCTCATCAGCGTGGGTGACATGATTGAAGCCATCAACGGGCAGAGCCTGCTGGGCTGTCGGCATTACGAGGTTGCCAGGCTCCTCAAGGAGCTGCCCCGAGGCCGCACCTTcaccctcaaactcacagagcctcGAAAGGCCTTTG ATATGATCAGCCAGCGCTCGGCAGGTGGCCACCCTGGTTCAGGCCCACAGCTGGGCACTGGCCGAGGGACCCTCCGTCTCCGATCCCGGGGCCCTGCCACAGTGGAGGATCTG CCGTCCGCTTTTGAGGAAAAGGCCATTGAAAAGGTGGATGACTTGCTAGAGAGCTACATGGGGATCAGAGACACAGAACTGG CTGCCACCATGGTGGAGCtgggaaaagacaaaaggaaccCAGACGAACTGGCAGAAGCTCTGGATGAACGGCTCGGCGACTTCGCATTCCCAGATGAATTTGTCTTTGATGTCTGGGGAGCCATCGGGGATGCCAAGGTTGGCCGCTACTAA
- the Ptger1 gene encoding prostaglandin E2 receptor EP1 subtype, whose translation MSPYRLNLSLVDEATTCATSRVPNTSVVLPTGDNGTSPALPIFSMTLGAVSNVLALALLAQVAGRLRRRRSAATFLLFVASLLAIDLAGHVIPGALVLRLYTAGRAPAGGACHFLGGCMVFFGLCPLLLGCGMAVERCVGVTQPLIHAARVSVARARLALAVLAATALAVALLPLIHVGRYELQYPGTWCFISLGPRGDWRQALLAGLFAGLGLAALLAALVCNTLSGLALLRARWRRRRSRRFRETAGPDDRRRWGSRGPRLASASSASSITSTTTTLRSSRGGGSARRVHAHDVEMVGQLVGIMVVSCICWSPLLVLVVLAIGGWNSNSLQRPLFLAVRLASWNQILDPWVYILLRQAMLRQLLRLLPLRVSAKGGPTELGLTKSAWEVSSLRSSRHSGFSHL comes from the exons ATGAGCCCCTACAGGCTTAACCTGAGCCTAGTGGATGAGGCAACAACGTGTGCAACGTCCAGGGTCCCCAATACATCTGTGGTGCTGCCAACAGGCGATAATGGCACATCACCAGCGCTGCCAATCTTCTCCATGACGCTGGGTGCTGTGTCCAACGTGCTGGCGCTGGCGCTGCTGGCCCAGGTTGCAGGCAGACTGCGGCGGCGCCGCTCGGCTGCCACCTTCCTGCTGTTTGTCGCCAGCCTGCTTGCCATCGACTTAGCAGGCCATGTGATCCCGGGCGCCCTGGTGCTTCGTCTGTATACTGCAGGACGTGCGCCTGCTGGAGGGGCCTGTCATTTCCTGGGAGGCTGCATGGTCTTCTTCGGCCTGTGCCCACTTTTGCTTGGCTGTGGCATGGCCGTGGAGCGCTGCGTGGGTGTCACGCAGCCTCTGATCCATGCGGCGCGCGTGTCCGTGGCCCGCGCACGCCTGGCACTAGCCGTGCTGGCTGCCACGGCTTTGGCAGTGGCGCTGCTGCCACTCATACATGTGGGTCGCTACGAGCTACAGTACCCTGGCACCTGGTGTTTCATTAGCCTCGGGCCTCGTGGAGATTGGCGCCAGGCGTTGCTTGCCGGCCTCTTCGCCGGCCTCGGCCTGGCTGCGCTCCTTGCCGCACTAGTGTGCAACACGCTCAGCGGCCTGGCGCTCCTCCGTGCCCGCTGGAGGCGGCGTCGCTCTCGACGTTTCCGAGAGACCGCAGGTCCCGATGATCGCCGGCGCTGGGGATCCCGTGGACCCCGCTTGGCCTCCGCCTCGTCTGCCTCATCCATCACTTCAACCACAACCACCCTCCGCAGCTCTCGGGGCGGCGGCTCCGCGCGCAGGGTTCACGCACACGACGTGGAAATGGTGGGCCAGCTCGTGGGCATCATGGTGGTGTCGTGCATCTGCTGGAGCCCCCTGCTG GTGTTGGTGGTGCTGGCCATCGGGGGCTGGAACTCTAACTCCCTGCAGCGGCCGCTCTTTCTGGCTGTACGCCTCGCGTCGTGGAACCAGATCCTGGACCCATGGGTGTACATCCTGCTGCGCCAGGCCATGCTGCGCCAACTGCTTCGCCTCCTACCCCTGAGGGTCAGTGCCAAGGGTGGTCCAACGGAGCTGGGCCTAACCAAGAGTGCCTGGGAGGTCAGTTCACTGCGTAGCTCCCGGCACAGTGGCTTCAGCCACCTCTGA